From the Bacillus sp. (in: firmicutes) genome, one window contains:
- a CDS encoding 2-aminoethylphosphonate--pyruvate transaminase, with product MVKTAVILAAGMGSRLGERTKHQPKGFLQLGEKPIIEESIQKLLEAGIEEIVIGTGYLAEAYEELAKQYPQITCVRNDKYETTGSLYTLYCLKERVSQDFLLLESDLVYEKKAIKLLINHRCADVILASSLTGANDEVFIETDEQCFLKKMSKNKEELVNPSVALVGISKLSYSTFHTICEYAEKHFQEQLMLDYEAALVGISSQVPLYVYKIHPLAWCEIDNEEHLLQAKRDIYPYIKLQEREKPPVQRKILLNPGPATTTDTVKYAQVVPDICPREEEFGYVMQFISDELTNFVASTDQYTTVLFGGSGTAVVESILSSVIGDGTVLIINNGAYGKRMCQIADAYGLNFVEFESRPDQPLHLPSIEKIIHQFNGKITHLAVVHHETTTGLLNDIASLGRLCQTYGIHMIVDAMSSYAAIPLDMEAMNISYLAASSNKNLQGMAGVGFVIARKDHLEATKQLRPRNFYLHLYSQYQYFQETKQMRFTPPVQTLYALKQAIIETRLEGIENRYARYSKIWEVLINGITRLGLTHLVKKEHHSRIITAIVEPTIPSYCFGEMHQFFQQHGITIYPGKLHDFPTFRVANIGDITYKDMEQFVQLLEQYLFSIGFCPERKKNHGIS from the coding sequence ATGGTTAAAACAGCCGTTATTTTAGCCGCTGGGATGGGAAGTCGACTGGGCGAACGAACGAAACATCAGCCGAAGGGATTTTTACAACTCGGTGAGAAACCGATCATTGAAGAATCAATCCAGAAATTATTGGAGGCAGGTATTGAAGAGATTGTTATTGGAACAGGTTATTTAGCTGAGGCTTACGAAGAACTAGCTAAACAATATCCCCAAATTACTTGCGTTCGTAACGACAAGTATGAAACGACCGGGAGTTTATACACCCTTTATTGTTTAAAAGAACGGGTTAGTCAAGACTTTCTTCTATTAGAAAGTGACTTAGTCTATGAAAAAAAGGCAATTAAACTACTAATCAACCATCGTTGTGCCGATGTCATTTTGGCTAGCAGCTTAACCGGGGCGAATGACGAGGTTTTTATCGAAACCGATGAACAATGCTTCTTAAAAAAGATGTCCAAAAACAAAGAGGAACTAGTTAACCCTAGCGTCGCGTTAGTAGGAATATCGAAACTATCCTATTCTACATTCCATACGATATGCGAATATGCGGAAAAACATTTTCAGGAACAATTGATGCTCGATTATGAAGCCGCCCTTGTAGGTATTTCTTCTCAAGTTCCACTTTACGTCTACAAAATCCATCCATTAGCTTGGTGTGAAATTGATAACGAAGAACATTTATTACAAGCAAAACGTGACATTTATCCGTACATCAAACTTCAAGAAAGGGAGAAACCGCCTGTTCAAAGAAAAATTCTACTAAATCCGGGACCAGCCACTACGACAGATACTGTCAAATATGCACAAGTTGTTCCTGATATTTGTCCGCGAGAAGAAGAATTCGGCTATGTGATGCAATTTATTTCAGATGAATTAACCAATTTCGTTGCATCCACTGATCAATATACCACCGTCCTGTTTGGGGGCTCTGGAACGGCTGTTGTCGAGTCTATTTTAAGTTCCGTAATAGGTGATGGAACTGTCTTGATTATTAATAACGGTGCCTACGGAAAACGAATGTGCCAAATCGCCGATGCATATGGCCTGAATTTTGTGGAATTCGAAAGTAGGCCTGATCAACCTTTACACCTTCCATCCATCGAAAAGATCATTCATCAGTTTAACGGGAAGATTACTCATCTTGCCGTTGTTCATCACGAAACAACAACAGGACTGTTAAATGATATTGCTTCGCTCGGACGCCTTTGTCAAACATATGGTATTCATATGATTGTGGATGCAATGAGCTCATATGCGGCTATTCCTCTTGATATGGAAGCAATGAATATAAGTTATCTTGCCGCTAGTTCCAATAAAAATCTTCAAGGCATGGCTGGTGTTGGATTTGTGATTGCGAGAAAAGACCATTTAGAAGCGACGAAACAGCTTCGTCCCCGTAATTTTTATCTCCATTTGTATTCACAGTATCAATACTTCCAGGAAACGAAACAGATGCGATTTACTCCTCCCGTTCAAACACTTTATGCGTTAAAACAAGCCATCATAGAGACTCGCCTTGAAGGAATTGAAAATCGGTATGCGAGATATTCTAAAATCTGGGAAGTGCTGATTAATGGCATTACTCGTTTAGGATTAACCCACTTGGTAAAAAAAGAACATCACTCCCGTATCATTACGGCCATAGTGGAACCAACCATTCCTAGCTATTGTTTTGGTGAAATGCATCAGTTTTTTCAACAACATGGAATAACCATTTATCCTGGAAAACTTCATGATTTTCCAACGTTTCGGGTGGCCAATATTGGGGACATCACATATAAAGATATGGAACAATTTGTTCAGCTATTAGAGCAATATCTCTTTTCGATTGGATTTTGTCCTGAAAGGAAGAAGAATCATGGCATTTCCTAA
- the aepX gene encoding phosphoenolpyruvate mutase, with product MKKTAQLRHIINSSSLDFLMEAHNGISAKIVEEAGFKGIWASGLSISASLGVRDNNEASWTQVLDVLEFMSDATSIPILLDGDTGYGNFNNARRLVKKLESRQIAGVCIEDKLFPKTNSFISGEAQPLADVEEFCGKIKAMKDSQADDEFVVVARVEAFIAGWGLQEALRRAEAYRQAGADAVLIHSKKSDHSEIKAFMKEWSGRLPVVIVPTKYYSVPTQVFKDLGVNVAIWANHNLRAAITAMQHTTRQIYQDQSLVDVESAVVPVDEVFRLQGADELQQAEKKYLPVPRKKVNAIILAASRGDMDELTKEIPKTLLKVGGKSILTTQIDEFHKVGIKDICVVRGYAKDKVSSANFSVIDNDLYAETKELYSLYLAKEQLQENTIISYGDIIFKNYILNDLLNDLNDITLIVDADVETISKDKDFVTTNIPYSKKLYSSTVQFLHMSNNLQEEDIHGEFIGLWKVSKKGALIVKKALEHLAEREDFHQLTMADLFHYISSSHKIAVKYIKGSWLDIDTIRDLQKAGELFD from the coding sequence ATGAAAAAGACAGCTCAGTTACGACATATAATTAATTCAAGTTCATTAGATTTTTTAATGGAAGCCCATAATGGTATATCAGCAAAAATTGTTGAAGAAGCTGGATTTAAAGGAATTTGGGCCAGTGGATTATCCATCTCAGCGTCTTTGGGCGTACGAGATAACAATGAAGCGTCATGGACACAAGTGTTAGATGTGTTAGAGTTTATGAGTGATGCCACATCCATCCCTATATTATTAGATGGGGATACGGGATATGGAAACTTTAATAACGCACGACGCCTTGTAAAAAAATTAGAATCTAGACAGATCGCCGGTGTATGTATTGAAGATAAGCTCTTTCCAAAAACGAATTCATTTATTAGCGGGGAGGCACAGCCTTTAGCGGATGTAGAAGAGTTTTGTGGAAAAATTAAAGCGATGAAAGATAGTCAGGCAGACGATGAATTTGTGGTGGTCGCCAGAGTAGAAGCGTTTATTGCTGGCTGGGGACTTCAGGAAGCTCTTCGTCGTGCGGAGGCGTATCGTCAAGCAGGAGCGGATGCGGTATTAATTCATAGTAAAAAAAGTGACCATTCAGAGATTAAAGCATTTATGAAAGAATGGAGCGGCAGGCTTCCGGTCGTCATTGTCCCGACGAAATATTATTCTGTTCCGACCCAAGTTTTTAAAGATTTAGGTGTAAATGTGGCGATTTGGGCCAATCATAATTTGCGTGCAGCGATTACGGCAATGCAACATACGACCCGTCAAATTTATCAAGATCAAAGTCTAGTCGACGTTGAATCAGCGGTTGTACCGGTCGATGAAGTGTTTCGACTTCAAGGAGCAGATGAATTACAACAAGCAGAAAAGAAGTATCTCCCGGTCCCAAGAAAAAAAGTAAATGCCATTATTTTAGCTGCTAGCCGTGGAGACATGGATGAGCTTACCAAAGAGATTCCGAAAACGCTTTTGAAAGTCGGTGGAAAATCGATTTTAACTACACAAATCGATGAATTTCATAAAGTAGGGATTAAAGACATTTGCGTAGTGAGAGGATACGCAAAAGATAAAGTGTCATCTGCCAATTTCTCAGTTATTGACAATGATTTATACGCCGAAACAAAAGAACTGTATTCATTATATCTAGCAAAAGAACAATTACAGGAAAATACCATCATCAGCTACGGAGATATTATTTTTAAAAATTACATCCTCAACGATCTTCTCAATGACCTAAACGATATCACCCTCATCGTCGATGCTGACGTCGAAACCATCAGTAAAGATAAAGATTTTGTCACCACGAACATTCCCTATTCTAAAAAGTTATACTCTAGTACCGTTCAATTTCTCCATATGTCTAACAATCTACAAGAAGAAGACATCCACGGGGAATTTATCGGGTTATGGAAAGTATCGAAAAAAGGGGCACTCATTGTAAAAAAAGCACTTGAACATTTGGCAGAAAGAGAAGATTTCCACCAACTGACCATGGCCGATCTGTTTCATTACATTAGCTCTTCACACAAAATTGCCGTGAAATATATCAAAGGTTCTTGGTTAGATATTGATACAATTCGTGACTTACAAAAAGCAGGTGAGTTATTTGATTGA
- the aepY gene encoding phosphonopyruvate decarboxylase — MIDTKLFGEELKKLGFTFFSGVPCSFLKHLINYAMNECDYVAATNEGEAVAIASGATLAGEKSVVLMQNSGLTNAVSPLVSLNYPFQIPVLGFVSLRGEPGLSDEPQHELMGRITTQMLELMEIKWDYLSSNLDEAKQQLQRAKTCIEHQQSFFFVVKKGTFTTESLKIEKQRTNFNVKKVNRSGEDQLPTRWEVLQHINSLKDEQTVQLATTGKTGRELFEVEDAPNNLYMVGSMGCVSSLGLGMARTKKDKDVFVIEGDGALLMRMGSLATNGYYAPKNMLHFLLDNNVHDSTGGQSTVSHNVDFVEVAASCGYTKAIYIHNLHELTDQINDWKKHKGLTFLYMKIAPGSKKNLARPTLKPHQVKERLKVFLNG; from the coding sequence TTGATTGACACAAAACTGTTTGGTGAAGAATTAAAAAAGTTAGGTTTCACATTTTTTAGTGGGGTTCCTTGTTCGTTTCTTAAACATTTAATCAACTATGCGATGAACGAATGTGACTATGTAGCAGCAACGAATGAAGGGGAAGCGGTGGCTATTGCATCTGGTGCGACATTAGCTGGAGAAAAATCAGTTGTATTAATGCAAAATTCCGGGTTAACGAACGCTGTTTCTCCTCTTGTTTCTTTAAATTATCCGTTTCAAATCCCGGTGCTTGGATTTGTTAGTTTAAGAGGGGAACCGGGACTTTCAGATGAACCCCAACATGAATTGATGGGGCGTATCACTACACAAATGTTAGAGCTGATGGAAATCAAGTGGGATTACTTATCATCAAACTTGGACGAAGCAAAACAGCAATTACAGCGTGCGAAAACTTGTATTGAACATCAGCAGTCATTCTTTTTTGTTGTGAAAAAAGGAACGTTTACAACGGAATCACTTAAAATTGAAAAACAAAGGACAAATTTCAACGTAAAAAAGGTAAATCGATCAGGAGAAGATCAACTGCCGACACGATGGGAAGTTTTACAGCATATTAATTCATTGAAAGACGAGCAAACCGTCCAATTAGCAACTACAGGTAAAACAGGCAGGGAACTGTTTGAAGTGGAAGATGCCCCGAATAATTTATATATGGTCGGTTCGATGGGCTGTGTGAGTTCGCTTGGTCTAGGAATGGCACGAACAAAGAAAGATAAAGATGTGTTCGTCATTGAAGGTGACGGGGCGTTGTTGATGCGGATGGGTAGTTTAGCGACAAATGGGTATTACGCACCGAAAAATATGTTGCATTTTTTATTGGACAATAATGTACACGATTCAACTGGAGGACAAAGCACAGTTTCTCACAACGTTGATTTTGTTGAAGTAGCAGCATCTTGCGGTTATACAAAAGCGATTTACATTCACAACCTACATGAATTAACTGATCAAATAAATGATTGGAAGAAACATAAAGGCTTAACATTTCTTTATATGAAAATAGCACCTGGCTCAAAGAAAAATCTTGCTCGTCCAACATTAAAGCCACATCAAGTGAAAGAGCGATTGAAGGTGTTTTTAAATGGTTAA